From Persicobacter psychrovividus, the proteins below share one genomic window:
- a CDS encoding outer membrane lipoprotein carrier protein LolA has product MRKIGLLIYVIFGFCYIANAQSDQFKKVDHPVELIDLLQQKTSGVNSIESSFTQHKHLSFLEDDVVSKGKFVFKKPNKVKWEYLTPASYRIICNNEQMVIDDGVKKQIFYEKDNQWFSYMNKMMSGFMTGKVFDMDDAFDSQYFRHDNLVKVELLPKNPLVKEYLKSVWVFFDLNKDFVTVLQLNEIGQDYTKIIFEGQVYNQKVDEKSFMDQ; this is encoded by the coding sequence ATGAGAAAAATAGGATTACTAATATACGTTATTTTTGGATTCTGCTATATAGCAAATGCTCAGTCAGATCAATTTAAAAAAGTTGATCATCCTGTAGAATTAATAGATTTACTTCAGCAAAAAACAAGTGGAGTAAATTCGATTGAATCAAGTTTTACTCAGCACAAGCACTTGAGTTTCTTAGAAGATGATGTGGTTTCTAAAGGGAAATTCGTATTTAAAAAACCAAATAAGGTAAAATGGGAATACTTGACCCCGGCCAGCTATCGAATTATCTGTAATAATGAGCAGATGGTAATTGATGATGGTGTCAAGAAACAAATATTTTATGAGAAGGATAATCAGTGGTTTTCATATATGAACAAAATGATGTCAGGATTTATGACCGGTAAAGTATTTGATATGGATGATGCCTTTGATAGTCAATATTTCCGCCATGACAATTTGGTGAAAGTAGAGCTTTTACCTAAAAATCCTTTGGTCAAAGAATACCTGAAGTCTGTATGGGTATTTTTCGATCTGAATAAGGATTTTGTTACGGTTCTTCAGCTAAATGAAATAGGGCAAGATTATACGAAAATTATATTTGAAGGTCAGGTATATAATCAAAAAGTAGATGAAAAAAGTTTTATGGATCAATAG
- a CDS encoding phenylacetate--CoA ligase family protein — MNTKKNNPNWNIPSAHYNSDHWKRDQLASLQESLRFIFEYSPFYKQRLGEQQLPLGFLQQISDLQKFPVTTKEDLQLHNEDFFCVEKHLIRDFCTTSGTLGEPVNFGQTEADLERLSENERLTYLSAGVTLHDVVQLTTTMDKRFMAGHAYYLGARNLGVPFIRCGMAPVSLQLDTIARFGTTVLISVPSFILKLIQYAKDENINLSETTVKKIICIGEPVRDQYFELNTLGKLIHDQWDVELYSTYASTEMATAFTECKHSKGGHLFPELIHIEILDKNDQPVEEGQPGEVCITTIGVEAMPLIRFKTGDIAILHTETCDCGRTTPRLSPIIGRKKHLLKFKGTSIYPNSIYNVLNRFEDIDDYIIEVCCSEIGQDLVRILLENTPKVIALQYHIKQTLQSELRVLPEIVYINKSEIRKMKYPKNSRKPVTFIDLR, encoded by the coding sequence ATGAATACGAAAAAAAATAATCCCAATTGGAATATCCCATCGGCACACTATAATTCAGACCATTGGAAACGAGATCAATTGGCAAGTCTTCAAGAAAGCCTCCGATTTATTTTTGAATATTCACCTTTTTATAAACAAAGGTTGGGAGAACAGCAACTTCCTTTAGGTTTTTTACAACAAATTTCTGACCTGCAAAAGTTTCCAGTCACTACTAAAGAGGACTTGCAATTACATAATGAGGACTTTTTTTGTGTGGAAAAGCATCTGATTAGGGATTTTTGTACTACCAGTGGAACCCTCGGTGAGCCTGTGAACTTTGGACAAACTGAAGCCGATTTGGAACGCTTATCTGAAAATGAACGACTAACTTATTTAAGTGCAGGAGTTACTCTTCATGATGTAGTACAGTTAACCACTACTATGGATAAGCGTTTTATGGCCGGACACGCTTACTATTTGGGAGCAAGAAATTTAGGTGTTCCCTTTATACGATGTGGAATGGCTCCTGTGAGTTTGCAGCTTGATACTATTGCTCGATTTGGAACAACGGTTTTGATAAGCGTTCCGTCGTTTATTTTAAAGCTAATTCAATACGCTAAAGATGAAAACATAAACCTTTCCGAAACCACTGTCAAGAAGATAATCTGTATAGGAGAGCCTGTCAGAGATCAGTATTTCGAGTTAAATACACTTGGTAAGCTCATTCATGACCAGTGGGATGTTGAGCTTTACAGCACTTATGCATCAACTGAAATGGCAACAGCCTTTACTGAATGTAAACACAGTAAAGGAGGCCATTTATTTCCTGAACTGATCCATATTGAAATACTCGATAAAAATGATCAGCCCGTAGAGGAAGGACAGCCAGGAGAGGTTTGCATTACTACTATTGGTGTGGAAGCAATGCCATTGATTCGTTTCAAAACTGGGGATATTGCTATTTTACACACCGAAACATGTGATTGTGGTCGTACAACGCCACGACTATCTCCGATTATAGGTCGAAAAAAACACTTACTGAAATTTAAGGGAACTTCTATCTATCCAAATTCTATATATAATGTACTGAACAGGTTCGAGGATATTGATGATTATATTATAGAAGTATGCTGCTCTGAAATAGGGCAGGATCTTGTTCGTATTTTGTTGGAGAATACGCCAAAAGTGATCGCCTTACAGTATCATATTAAACAGACTTTGCAATCTGAACTTCGTGTCCTTCCTGAGATTGTTTATATTAATAAGAGTGAAATAAGGAAAATGAAGTATCCAAAAAATAGCCGAAAACCAGTGACATTTATAGATTTAAGATAA
- a CDS encoding C45 family peptidase codes for MNAYKYYAYKSKTYEIHKKYELDTAQSGMVTYGPNWEYHNQWGVTEVYVEGSALERGDAIGALTQDQIRRQEQVFIDQINTLIPSTSYRNLLHALIRHFNRKLEENVPAEYLKEIYGLSQYASSDYNFIGDKYHRILNYHSAHDIGHALQNYMLVGCTSFVARNEATADSSLLVGRNFDFYVGDAFARDKIILIEKPDKGYKFISITWGGMIGVLSGMNEKGVTVTLNAAKSDIPTASSTPISIIAREILQYASSIDEAYAIAKKHRAFVSESLLISSAVDHSASLIEISPNDIDIVPMTKSTLVSTNFFQGEKLGPNPNNIEFKTMGSSLYRHQRVEELLREDQPLTSTKVAEILRDRAGKGGEDIGLGNEKSINQLIAHHGVIFKPEQQQAWFSTAPYQLGEFIKYDLHHITAFSKDFKLSENSGVSDIAEDPFIHTAAFHNYEIYRKERLKNIDFSSKEKCQVYISLNPNSYAPYLKIGNYFYEHKDFNRAVEFYHKCLKHVVENKYIIAELNKRINEYEKK; via the coding sequence ATGAACGCATATAAATACTATGCTTATAAATCAAAGACCTACGAAATACATAAAAAATATGAGTTGGATACCGCCCAGTCAGGGATGGTTACTTACGGACCAAATTGGGAGTACCATAACCAGTGGGGGGTAACAGAAGTTTATGTCGAAGGCTCAGCTTTAGAGAGAGGAGATGCAATTGGTGCTTTAACGCAGGATCAAATCAGGCGTCAAGAGCAGGTGTTTATTGATCAGATCAACACCTTGATTCCTTCGACGTCTTACCGCAATTTACTCCATGCTTTGATTCGGCATTTCAATAGAAAGCTGGAAGAAAATGTTCCTGCTGAATATCTGAAAGAAATTTATGGGCTTTCACAATACGCATCCAGTGACTATAATTTTATAGGGGATAAATACCATAGAATACTCAACTATCATTCTGCTCACGATATTGGGCATGCATTGCAAAATTATATGTTGGTAGGCTGTACCTCATTTGTTGCCAGGAACGAAGCTACAGCAGACAGTAGTTTGCTCGTAGGTCGTAATTTTGATTTTTATGTAGGAGATGCTTTTGCAAGAGATAAAATTATCCTTATCGAAAAACCAGACAAAGGCTACAAGTTTATTTCTATTACTTGGGGAGGTATGATCGGTGTACTTTCTGGAATGAATGAGAAAGGAGTTACGGTTACCTTGAACGCGGCAAAATCTGATATCCCTACGGCCTCAAGCACTCCGATATCAATTATTGCACGTGAGATCCTACAGTACGCCTCAAGTATCGACGAAGCATATGCTATCGCCAAAAAACATCGCGCTTTTGTTTCGGAAAGTTTGTTGATATCAAGTGCTGTAGACCACTCTGCCTCATTAATTGAAATATCCCCCAATGACATTGACATCGTTCCCATGACGAAAAGTACATTGGTATCAACCAACTTTTTTCAAGGGGAAAAACTAGGACCGAACCCAAATAATATTGAGTTCAAAACAATGGGGTCGTCCTTGTATCGGCACCAACGTGTGGAAGAATTATTAAGAGAGGATCAACCATTGACCTCAACAAAAGTGGCTGAAATCCTCAGAGATAGAGCAGGTAAAGGAGGTGAAGATATTGGACTGGGGAATGAAAAGTCGATTAATCAGTTAATTGCGCATCATGGAGTTATATTTAAGCCAGAGCAACAACAAGCCTGGTTTTCTACTGCTCCCTATCAGTTAGGTGAATTTATCAAATACGATCTTCACCATATTACTGCCTTCAGTAAGGATTTTAAGCTGTCCGAAAATAGCGGAGTAAGTGATATCGCCGAAGATCCATTTATACACACGGCAGCTTTCCATAATTATGAGATTTACAGAAAAGAAAGATTGAAAAATATTGATTTTTCATCTAAAGAAAAATGCCAAGTCTATATTAGCTTGAACCCAAATAGTTATGCTCCCTATCTAAAAATAGGTAATTACTTTTATGAACATAAAGACTTCAATCGAGCTGTAGAATTTTATCATAAGTGCCTGAAGCATGTTGTAGAAAATAAATACATAATTGCTGAATTGAACAAAAGAATTAATGAATACGAAAAAAAATAA
- a CDS encoding 1-acyl-sn-glycerol-3-phosphate acyltransferase: protein MDKILTFMGKKKGWVLGFIFLILTFSAYRLTVINFHEDITEMLPFDKGDHQIIDALKHAKILDKFILVIDQDSSNLFNNTQLTQGGVFFDALLEDSTINNQLIGKQSHITGNEMDHLMSFVYQHLPVFLSDEDFQELESKSKPDSVRQVIRRGYKTLISPAGLVSKKYFLKDPFSLGLTALAKFKSLKPDDQITLENGFLTSKDKSKIFFILTPNFEASDNAKAERFLALINEKITLAKEKYPHLRIRYFGTLPVAYQNAKRIKTDVMVTCSLALTALFVLIGFLFRKWYSLFLVILPPTMGALTAIGVLSLFEQNISAISLGAGSLILGITIDFSLHFLSHYFFIGNRRKTLKEIFIPLLVSSLTTTTAFFCLFFVKSKAMQDLGMFAGVSVFSSAIYTLLILPLLVKDKKATIGINFPQWLLKNIEYAFHESKVWKMVICGLTVVAVLFYKTPTFDHDLSNMNYMTEDLKSVEADLNQMSNLVSKSVYVVSEGKDFEEALQHADGFREKLSSAIPKNTKITHISLTSVVPPLAEQRQRIARWEKFWLSNGPAIRSQIIETASDLGFRHQAFAKFDQILEKKYQVIGSQELKHTPGFTFSDFFAQGKEATYVYDLLKTKDLDAVKSITDHCPSSFVLNRSSLTSKMVTMLKDDFSNLLYYSSVAVFLILLVFYGRVELALITIIPMMVSWLWTIGLMNLFGINFNIFNIIIISFIFGLGIDYGVFLTNGLMTDRKNGTNNFKAFKHSIFLSAVTTLFGIGVLLFAEHPALKSIAWASIIGITTVLLLTYSILPILFHWLVGTGKYSRKLPYKLSDMLMSLLTGTVFILGSILLSLLTLILMIPIGPKPKRQKLFHWCIQKAMLVARYSLLHVPFKLHPYHKSLFDKPAVWIANHHSMLDLIFLLSISPKFIVVVKEWVVNNPLFGMVVRFADFIPVHQGYDEVKPMIDRKILEGYSILVFPEGSRNRGQKLSRFKQGAFVMARELGLPVGAIVTRGFGAAHPKGQTCAVAARMDMQIFLPVAPTAMGQTPRDQGKNWRKFYNEKNSQLAQLPEIVKNEAMLITQHFLYTPPIVYWYVKVKLQLENNYLDWMKYIPQTATISDLGCGYGYTAGLLKRLSAERAVYAYDYDQEKIKYAQNCLGNHLDIEFDCVDLVELSPKYSDVIIIKDVLHYLTTDQQSKLLGRCIKALKENGKLLIREGNATKEQSHKKTEQSERWSSRIGFNKRKQPFHFIDQNFMMNFARHYGKQIEVVPQSEKTSNTLYIIY, encoded by the coding sequence ATGGATAAGATCCTTACTTTTATGGGCAAGAAGAAGGGGTGGGTTTTAGGCTTCATTTTCTTAATACTTACTTTTTCCGCCTATCGGCTAACAGTTATTAATTTCCATGAGGACATTACTGAGATGCTCCCTTTTGACAAAGGTGATCACCAAATTATTGATGCCCTAAAACATGCGAAAATATTAGATAAGTTTATTCTGGTTATTGACCAGGACAGTAGTAATCTCTTCAATAACACGCAGTTAACTCAGGGAGGAGTGTTCTTTGATGCCCTTTTAGAAGATAGTACGATTAATAATCAGCTGATCGGAAAGCAGAGCCATATCACTGGCAATGAAATGGATCATTTGATGAGCTTCGTGTATCAACATTTGCCAGTATTCCTTAGTGATGAAGATTTTCAGGAACTTGAATCAAAAAGCAAACCAGACTCGGTAAGGCAGGTGATTCGTAGAGGATATAAAACGCTTATTTCGCCAGCGGGATTAGTTAGTAAAAAATATTTTCTGAAAGACCCTTTTAGTTTGGGATTGACCGCCTTGGCGAAATTTAAGTCCTTGAAACCGGATGATCAGATTACATTGGAAAATGGCTTCCTGACATCTAAGGACAAATCCAAAATATTTTTCATATTGACGCCTAACTTTGAGGCGAGTGATAATGCAAAAGCAGAAAGGTTTCTGGCATTAATTAATGAAAAGATCACTTTAGCGAAAGAAAAATATCCTCACCTTAGAATTCGCTATTTCGGAACACTTCCGGTCGCCTATCAGAATGCAAAACGCATTAAAACAGATGTGATGGTGACTTGTAGTCTTGCATTAACGGCGTTATTTGTTCTTATCGGCTTTTTATTCCGAAAATGGTATTCTTTGTTTTTGGTTATACTACCTCCAACGATGGGTGCCTTAACAGCAATAGGTGTTCTCTCTCTTTTTGAACAAAATATATCAGCTATTTCACTTGGTGCGGGTTCGCTAATTTTGGGGATTACCATTGATTTCTCACTTCATTTTCTGAGTCATTATTTCTTCATCGGTAATAGGAGAAAGACACTCAAAGAGATTTTTATCCCTTTATTGGTGAGTAGTTTAACGACCACCACAGCTTTTTTCTGTTTATTCTTTGTCAAGTCGAAAGCGATGCAGGATTTAGGGATGTTTGCTGGGGTTTCTGTATTCTCCAGTGCCATTTACACCTTGCTCATATTACCATTGTTGGTGAAAGATAAAAAGGCAACCATCGGCATTAATTTCCCGCAGTGGTTACTGAAAAATATTGAATATGCTTTTCATGAATCCAAAGTGTGGAAGATGGTGATTTGTGGTTTGACCGTGGTAGCGGTTCTTTTCTATAAGACACCCACCTTTGATCATGACCTGAGTAATATGAACTACATGACGGAGGACCTCAAAAGTGTTGAGGCAGATTTAAATCAAATGAGTAACCTCGTTTCCAAGTCGGTTTATGTAGTGAGTGAAGGCAAAGATTTTGAAGAAGCTCTTCAGCATGCCGATGGATTTAGAGAGAAATTATCATCAGCCATACCCAAGAATACTAAGATCACACACATCTCCTTGACAAGTGTGGTCCCACCCCTTGCTGAGCAACGACAGCGAATCGCTCGCTGGGAAAAATTTTGGCTGAGTAATGGTCCCGCAATTCGATCGCAAATTATTGAGACTGCTTCTGATTTAGGCTTTCGCCACCAAGCTTTCGCTAAGTTTGATCAGATACTTGAAAAAAAATACCAAGTAATTGGTTCGCAAGAACTCAAACACACTCCTGGCTTTACATTTTCTGATTTCTTTGCACAGGGTAAGGAAGCTACCTATGTCTATGATTTGCTGAAAACCAAGGATTTAGATGCTGTTAAATCGATTACCGATCATTGCCCGAGCAGCTTTGTATTGAACCGTTCGAGCTTGACTTCTAAAATGGTTACCATGCTAAAAGACGACTTTTCAAATTTACTCTACTATTCTTCAGTTGCTGTATTTTTGATTCTGTTGGTTTTCTATGGGCGAGTAGAATTAGCCTTAATTACCATTATCCCGATGATGGTAAGCTGGCTTTGGACCATCGGATTGATGAATCTGTTTGGGATAAATTTCAATATCTTCAATATCATCATCATCTCCTTTATTTTTGGTTTGGGAATTGACTATGGAGTCTTTTTGACCAATGGTCTAATGACGGACCGAAAGAATGGAACGAATAATTTTAAAGCATTCAAACATTCTATTTTCTTATCTGCAGTAACTACACTTTTTGGTATTGGCGTATTACTTTTTGCCGAGCACCCTGCTTTGAAATCAATAGCATGGGCCTCAATAATCGGCATTACCACTGTATTACTTTTAACTTATAGTATTCTACCGATCTTATTTCATTGGTTGGTAGGTACAGGGAAATATAGTCGTAAGCTTCCTTATAAGTTAAGTGACATGTTAATGTCATTATTGACCGGGACTGTTTTCATACTTGGGAGTATCTTATTAAGCCTACTGACTTTGATTTTGATGATTCCGATAGGCCCTAAGCCAAAGCGCCAAAAGCTTTTTCATTGGTGTATACAAAAGGCAATGCTGGTAGCGAGATATTCGTTGTTGCATGTGCCTTTTAAATTACATCCTTATCACAAATCATTATTTGATAAGCCTGCAGTGTGGATCGCCAATCATCACTCGATGCTTGACTTGATTTTCTTATTATCGATCAGTCCTAAGTTTATTGTGGTTGTAAAAGAATGGGTTGTGAATAACCCACTCTTTGGAATGGTTGTTCGATTTGCCGATTTTATTCCGGTTCATCAGGGTTACGACGAGGTAAAACCCATGATTGACCGCAAGATTCTGGAGGGCTATTCGATATTGGTTTTTCCTGAAGGTAGTAGAAATAGGGGGCAGAAGCTGAGTAGGTTTAAGCAAGGGGCATTCGTGATGGCTCGTGAATTAGGCCTGCCTGTTGGCGCCATTGTTACGCGTGGTTTTGGCGCCGCTCACCCCAAAGGGCAAACATGTGCAGTGGCAGCAAGAATGGATATGCAAATATTTCTGCCCGTTGCGCCTACTGCAATGGGACAAACTCCTCGAGACCAAGGTAAAAATTGGCGAAAATTTTATAATGAGAAAAATAGCCAACTTGCACAACTCCCAGAGATTGTGAAAAATGAAGCGATGTTGATCACACAACATTTTTTATACACCCCACCGATTGTCTATTGGTATGTCAAAGTAAAATTGCAATTGGAAAATAACTATTTGGACTGGATGAAATATATCCCACAAACAGCCACGATCTCTGATTTGGGCTGTGGGTACGGATATACCGCCGGCCTATTAAAAAGGCTGTCTGCTGAACGTGCGGTTTATGCTTATGATTATGATCAAGAAAAAATAAAATACGCTCAAAACTGTTTGGGTAACCATTTGGATATTGAGTTTGATTGCGTTGATTTAGTGGAACTAAGCCCGAAATATTCTGATGTAATCATCATCAAAGATGTATTGCATTACCTGACAACCGATCAGCAAAGCAAACTACTTGGCCGATGTATAAAAGCATTGAAAGAGAACGGAAAGCTGTTGATTCGGGAAGGAAATGCAACTAAGGAGCAATCACATAAAAAAACGGAACAGTCTGAACGGTGGTCTTCAAGAATTGGGTTCAACAAGCGGAAGCAACCATTTCACTTTATAGATCAGAATTTTATGATGAATTTTGCTCGACATTATGGAAAGCAGATCGAGGTAGTTCCTCAATCAGAAAAGACATCAAACACGCTTTATATTATTTATTAA
- a CDS encoding polysaccharide deacetylase family protein, giving the protein MGCCLFGIALLVYFLLNLYGVLSPSSSFFTAVISKGNKEREVYLTFDDGPTENSAKILDWLKENRITAVFFLIGNQAKQQPLIVQRMIDEGHIVGAHTMTHRWDFPLRRPDNIATEIMKGVEVIPCTVEWFRPPFGVINPLVALGVKRTNLKIMTWSLRTFDGVTFDKYKIIQRLKKVKGKDIILFHDTNDDIISLLDRFNEIIDQKELTFGHPSSIGDSI; this is encoded by the coding sequence ATGGGGTGCTGCTTATTTGGTATTGCTCTATTGGTCTATTTTTTACTGAACCTGTATGGCGTGTTAAGTCCCTCATCATCATTCTTTACCGCTGTGATTAGCAAGGGGAATAAGGAGCGCGAAGTTTACCTCACTTTTGACGATGGCCCTACTGAAAATAGTGCAAAAATCCTGGATTGGCTTAAAGAAAATCGAATTACGGCCGTATTTTTTTTAATAGGGAATCAAGCCAAACAGCAACCGCTTATTGTCCAGAGAATGATCGATGAAGGGCATATAGTGGGCGCTCATACGATGACTCATCGGTGGGATTTCCCCTTACGTCGGCCTGATAATATTGCAACCGAAATTATGAAAGGAGTAGAAGTAATCCCTTGTACTGTTGAGTGGTTCAGGCCTCCATTCGGCGTAATCAATCCATTGGTGGCTTTGGGGGTGAAACGGACCAATTTAAAGATAATGACCTGGAGCCTAAGGACTTTCGATGGGGTAACTTTTGATAAGTACAAAATAATACAACGATTAAAAAAGGTGAAAGGAAAAGATATTATTCTTTTTCATGATACCAACGATGATATTATTTCTTTATTGGATCGTTTTAATGAGATTATTGATCAGAAAGAACTAACCTTTGGCCACCCATCATCTATTGGTGATAGCATTTAG
- a CDS encoding DUF2062 domain-containing protein, which yields MILQSLFDRYKVCVLIPTYNNEQTLAALINDVLSYTSDIIIVNDGATDQTAEILSTYPLLEIVSYQPNKGKGYALRKGFKHALNLGYERAITIDSDGQHYPEDFIQFFDVLEKQPDALIVGARNMTVENVPSKSNFGNRFSNFWYFVETTDRLSDTQSGFRLYPIKLIQDIKFVGNKFEFEVEVLVRSNWKGITVTETPVKVYYPKQEERVSHFRPGKDFFRISVLNTVLTTLALLWYLPLKFIKSLSVERIKSLIVSNILDSGQSNMKVSCAIAFGLFMGIVPFWGFQILLGLFFAHLLKLNKGIVVLFSNISIPPMIPLIIFGSLQLGSMIFNGHWATLSYSSDLSLESISKITLSYVIGSFSLAFIAALIGWAVSMFLLVLFRPQKNNITHG from the coding sequence ATGATATTACAATCTCTATTTGATAGGTATAAGGTATGTGTTCTCATTCCGACTTATAATAATGAGCAAACACTGGCCGCGCTCATTAATGATGTGCTTTCATACACCTCAGATATTATCATTGTTAATGATGGTGCTACGGATCAGACGGCTGAAATTTTAAGTACCTACCCTTTACTCGAAATAGTTTCCTATCAGCCAAACAAAGGCAAAGGATATGCATTAAGAAAGGGCTTTAAACATGCGCTCAATTTAGGTTATGAACGTGCGATAACAATTGATTCTGATGGGCAACATTATCCGGAAGACTTTATTCAGTTTTTTGATGTACTGGAGAAACAGCCCGATGCACTCATAGTCGGTGCGAGGAATATGACCGTTGAGAATGTGCCATCAAAAAGCAACTTTGGGAATAGATTTTCAAATTTTTGGTATTTTGTTGAAACGACTGACCGATTGAGTGATACACAAAGTGGTTTTCGACTTTATCCAATTAAATTAATCCAAGATATTAAGTTTGTTGGAAACAAATTTGAGTTTGAAGTCGAAGTGTTGGTTCGATCAAACTGGAAAGGTATTACCGTTACTGAAACACCCGTTAAAGTCTATTACCCTAAACAAGAAGAAAGGGTGTCACATTTTCGACCTGGCAAAGATTTCTTTAGAATATCGGTATTGAATACTGTTTTGACCACCTTGGCCTTGCTTTGGTATCTTCCTTTAAAGTTTATCAAATCATTGAGTGTCGAGCGTATCAAAAGTCTGATTGTTTCAAATATCTTGGATTCGGGTCAATCTAACATGAAAGTCAGTTGCGCCATTGCTTTTGGGTTATTTATGGGAATTGTTCCTTTTTGGGGCTTTCAGATATTGCTGGGTTTGTTTTTTGCTCATTTGCTTAAACTCAATAAAGGAATCGTAGTGCTCTTTTCAAATATAAGTATCCCTCCAATGATTCCATTGATAATCTTTGGCTCCCTTCAATTAGGCTCGATGATCTTCAATGGTCATTGGGCAACACTAAGCTATTCATCGGATTTGTCTTTGGAATCAATCTCCAAAATAACACTGTCATACGTCATTGGTTCCTTTAGTTTGGCGTTTATCGCCGCACTTATTGGTTGGGCAGTAAGCATGTTCCTTTTGGTATTGTTCAGGCCTCAAAAAAATAATATTACGCATGGATAA
- a CDS encoding NAD(P)/FAD-dependent oxidoreductase: protein MEKEKYDFVIIGSGISGLSCGLILSKKGYKVAVLERHHKIGGCLQNFRRNGVNFDTGIHYVGSMEEGQVMHQCLKYFDVLDKIHLKKMDINSFEKICFRGDENEYPYAVGFDNFIDQLSPYFPEERENISNFIREIQRVCNEFPMHNMEVSQISTEATEQFSTTVDAFIEQYITDPKLKGVLGATNFLYAGEKGVSPKFLHALVIGSYIESAYKFTGGSAQLATAMYQQIKKHGGKVFRNAEVISFETENRQIKSVHLKNGNKIQPKNVISTIHPKKTLDFLADGTVLKAYRNRIKNLPETRSGLVMNIRLKPNKVRYQSHNTYYFKSERVWVNEYQKEEWPGFYYLFTSTESDEQEYASSMTAMTYLDLDEIEQFEDSSIGSRPVEYEAFKEKKKEIFLDLIEEKFPKLRDAIEEIFIATPLTFRDYLNIPDGGLYGIKKEAEGALRSTISPKTKVKNLYLSGQSIGVHGLIGATMSAIVTCGYIIGHENLVEEIRNA, encoded by the coding sequence ATGGAAAAAGAAAAATACGACTTTGTAATCATTGGAAGTGGAATCAGTGGTTTGTCATGTGGTCTTATTTTATCCAAAAAAGGGTACAAGGTCGCTGTTCTTGAACGTCATCATAAGATTGGGGGGTGCTTGCAAAACTTTCGTCGAAATGGTGTTAATTTTGACACCGGTATTCACTATGTCGGCAGTATGGAAGAAGGGCAGGTTATGCACCAGTGTCTAAAGTATTTTGATGTACTTGATAAAATCCATTTAAAAAAAATGGACATAAACAGTTTTGAAAAAATATGTTTTAGGGGGGATGAAAATGAGTACCCTTATGCGGTTGGTTTTGACAACTTTATCGATCAGTTATCGCCATATTTCCCTGAAGAAAGAGAAAATATCAGCAATTTCATCAGGGAGATCCAACGGGTGTGTAATGAATTTCCAATGCACAATATGGAAGTTTCACAAATATCCACAGAAGCTACGGAGCAGTTTTCTACAACGGTCGATGCATTTATAGAGCAGTATATCACTGACCCCAAACTAAAAGGTGTTTTGGGAGCGACCAACTTTCTTTATGCAGGTGAGAAAGGGGTTTCCCCGAAATTTCTGCATGCCTTGGTTATAGGCTCGTATATTGAAAGCGCGTATAAATTTACGGGAGGGTCTGCGCAATTAGCCACAGCTATGTACCAGCAGATCAAGAAACATGGTGGTAAAGTGTTTCGTAACGCGGAAGTTATAAGCTTCGAGACCGAAAATCGACAGATCAAATCTGTTCATTTAAAAAATGGTAATAAAATACAGCCTAAGAATGTAATTTCCACTATACACCCCAAAAAAACTTTGGATTTTTTGGCCGATGGTACAGTGCTAAAAGCATACAGGAACAGAATTAAGAATCTACCTGAGACCCGTTCTGGTTTGGTGATGAATATTAGACTGAAGCCAAATAAGGTACGCTATCAATCTCACAATACTTATTATTTTAAAAGCGAGCGTGTTTGGGTAAACGAATATCAAAAAGAGGAATGGCCCGGCTTTTACTATTTATTTACATCTACTGAAAGCGATGAACAGGAATATGCGAGTTCAATGACGGCAATGACCTATCTTGATTTGGATGAAATTGAACAATTTGAAGATTCAAGTATTGGAAGTCGTCCAGTTGAATATGAGGCTTTTAAAGAAAAGAAGAAGGAGATCTTCTTGGATTTGATTGAGGAAAAGTTCCCTAAGCTTCGAGACGCTATTGAAGAAATATTTATTGCAACTCCTCTTACTTTCAGAGATTACCTAAACATACCAGACGGAGGGCTCTATGGAATCAAGAAAGAGGCTGAAGGTGCTTTGCGATCCACTATTTCACCCAAAACAAAGGTGAAAAATTTGTACTTGTCAGGGCAGTCAATAGGTGTACATGGGTTAATTGGCGCTACAATGAGTGCTATTGTTACCTGTGGGTATATTATTGGACATGAAAATTTGGTTGAGGAGATTCGAAATGCTTAG